A stretch of Candidatus Vicinibacter affinis DNA encodes these proteins:
- the polA gene encoding DNA polymerase I, with the protein MKKLFLLDGHALVYRAHYAFIGRPLINSKGLNTSAISGFTRTLWDIINNEKPSHIAVAFDLHGPTFRHEEFPAYKANREAQPEDISIALPYIEEIVKAFNIPIVTAESYEADDVIGTLAKQAAGEGFDVFMVTPDKDYGQLVEDHIFMYKPSRQGNGVDILGPKQIVESWGLNRVDQVIDLLGLMGDAVDNIPGIPGVGEKTAVKLLQEFDTVENLIAHKDQVSGKLKDKITEFADQALLSKKLATISLDAPVQFEEKAYRIEGANKEKLAELFRELEFRSLAQSVLGGHSSTASNLLFGVEEKIEKTPLPLTEYKVSDHDIYNTPHEYHLVLEEKDLLQLFDKLQNSKIISFDTETTGIDATAAELVGMSFAFKPKEAYYVPVDRDQKKAQQLVDKFKPFLEDVHKKFVGQNIKYDMLMMLQYGVNMPRPYFDTMIAHYLIEPDLRHKLDFLSEAYLNYKMVGIEELIGKKSPEQGSMRDVPLEKIKEYAAEDADITLQLQPILEKEIINFEVNDVLQNIELPLVKVLCDIEHAGVRVDADFLNNYSKVLGKQIEITENEIYSKAGVRFNIASPKQVGEVLFDRLKIPYKWKKTSTNQYSTDEEKLNELADENEVVKTILEHRKLSKLKSTYVDALPLMINQKTGRVHSSFNQARAATGRLASENPNLQNIPIKDEAGREIRKAFIPRDENHLIFSADYSQIELRLIADISNEEAMMEAFIKEQDIHRATAAKVYGIPYEAVTSDQRRNAKTVNFSILYGAGSTNISRQLGISRTEAKELIDQYFNTYTGLKKYMSGVVEAARSDGFVKTLLGRKRVLRDINSKNALARTNSERVAVNTPIQGTAADLIKLAMIKIHDRLLKENLQTKMILQVHDELVFDVLKTELKQVQEMVVYEMKNAIPGLRVPLEVGLGSGNNWLEAH; encoded by the coding sequence ATGAAAAAACTTTTCCTCCTGGACGGTCATGCCTTGGTTTACAGGGCTCATTATGCCTTTATCGGTCGTCCACTCATCAATTCCAAAGGTCTCAATACTTCCGCCATTTCAGGCTTTACCAGAACTCTTTGGGATATCATTAATAATGAAAAACCTTCCCATATTGCGGTTGCTTTTGATTTACATGGTCCTACTTTCAGACACGAAGAGTTTCCTGCATATAAAGCCAACCGAGAAGCACAACCTGAAGACATCAGCATCGCCCTCCCTTACATTGAAGAAATTGTAAAGGCTTTTAACATTCCGATTGTCACGGCTGAATCCTATGAAGCGGATGATGTGATAGGCACTTTAGCCAAGCAGGCAGCCGGTGAAGGATTTGATGTGTTTATGGTCACGCCTGATAAAGATTATGGCCAATTGGTGGAAGACCACATTTTTATGTACAAACCATCACGCCAAGGAAATGGAGTCGATATTTTAGGCCCAAAACAAATTGTGGAATCCTGGGGACTTAACAGAGTTGACCAGGTTATCGATTTACTTGGACTAATGGGAGATGCAGTGGACAATATTCCCGGAATCCCGGGGGTAGGAGAAAAGACAGCCGTAAAACTCTTGCAGGAATTTGATACTGTTGAAAATTTAATTGCACATAAAGACCAAGTCAGCGGCAAATTAAAAGATAAAATTACAGAATTCGCAGACCAGGCTTTGCTCAGTAAAAAACTGGCTACCATCAGTTTGGATGCTCCTGTCCAATTTGAAGAAAAAGCGTACCGAATTGAGGGTGCTAATAAAGAAAAGTTGGCAGAATTGTTCAGAGAACTTGAATTTCGATCATTGGCGCAATCCGTATTAGGCGGTCATTCAAGCACTGCATCAAATTTACTTTTTGGAGTAGAAGAGAAAATAGAAAAAACACCATTGCCATTGACAGAATATAAAGTTTCTGACCATGACATTTACAATACTCCACATGAATATCACCTGGTTTTAGAGGAAAAAGACTTACTACAGTTATTCGACAAATTGCAAAACTCAAAAATTATTTCTTTTGATACCGAAACCACAGGAATAGATGCCACAGCAGCCGAACTGGTAGGGATGTCCTTTGCCTTTAAACCGAAAGAGGCTTACTATGTGCCCGTTGACCGGGATCAGAAAAAAGCACAACAATTGGTGGATAAATTCAAACCATTTCTTGAAGATGTACACAAAAAGTTTGTCGGCCAAAATATAAAATACGACATGCTGATGATGCTCCAATATGGTGTCAATATGCCTAGACCTTATTTTGATACCATGATAGCTCATTATCTCATTGAACCAGATTTGCGTCATAAACTTGATTTCCTCTCTGAAGCATATCTGAATTACAAAATGGTGGGTATTGAAGAACTGATAGGAAAAAAAAGTCCTGAGCAAGGATCCATGAGGGATGTTCCATTGGAAAAAATAAAAGAATATGCCGCCGAAGATGCAGACATCACTCTACAACTTCAACCCATCCTTGAAAAAGAAATCATCAACTTTGAAGTAAATGATGTTTTGCAAAATATTGAGCTACCCTTGGTTAAAGTGCTTTGCGACATTGAACATGCAGGGGTTAGGGTTGATGCGGATTTTCTAAACAACTACAGCAAGGTTTTGGGTAAACAAATTGAAATTACAGAAAATGAAATTTATTCCAAAGCCGGTGTGAGATTTAATATAGCCAGCCCGAAACAAGTAGGAGAAGTGCTTTTTGATCGACTTAAAATACCCTACAAATGGAAAAAAACCAGCACCAATCAATACAGTACCGACGAAGAAAAACTAAACGAGTTGGCCGATGAAAATGAGGTCGTTAAAACTATTTTGGAACATCGTAAACTTTCAAAACTGAAATCTACTTATGTAGACGCTTTGCCCCTGATGATCAATCAAAAAACAGGGCGTGTGCACAGCTCATTTAATCAGGCCAGGGCTGCCACCGGTAGACTTGCTTCAGAAAATCCGAATCTGCAGAATATTCCCATTAAGGACGAGGCCGGGAGGGAAATCCGGAAAGCATTCATTCCACGTGATGAAAACCATCTGATTTTTTCGGCAGACTACAGTCAAATTGAGTTAAGATTAATTGCAGACATCAGCAATGAGGAGGCCATGATGGAGGCCTTTATCAAAGAACAAGATATCCACCGGGCCACAGCTGCTAAGGTGTATGGCATTCCTTATGAAGCCGTCACATCTGACCAACGCCGCAACGCGAAAACGGTTAACTTTTCAATTTTGTATGGAGCAGGATCTACGAATATTTCGCGCCAATTAGGTATATCACGCACCGAAGCAAAAGAATTAATTGATCAATATTTTAATACCTACACCGGCCTGAAAAAATACATGAGTGGCGTTGTCGAGGCTGCACGTTCAGACGGTTTTGTAAAAACCCTTCTTGGTCGCAAAAGAGTATTGAGAGATATAAATTCGAAAAATGCTCTGGCCAGGACAAACTCTGAACGAGTCGCTGTAAATACCCCAATACAGGGAACTGCTGCGGACCTGATCAAACTGGCGATGATTAAAATTCATGACCGCTTATTGAAAGAAAACCTGCAAACTAAAATGATACTCCAGGTCCACGATGAATTAGTTTTTGACGTCTTGAAAACGGAACTCAAACAAGTTCAGGAAATGGTTGTTTACGAAATGAAAAATGCCATTCCCGGGCTTCGTGTTCCATTGGAAGTTGGCCTTGGAAGTGGTAATAATTGGTTAGAAGCACATTAA
- the dinB gene encoding DNA polymerase IV produces MFNRAILHLDLDSFFVSVECLKNSSLRGKPLIVGGNSSRGVVAACSYEARAFGIHSAMPVKMAKRLCPHALILQGDMDSYSKYSGLVTDIIADRAPIFEKASIDEFYLDLTGMDRYFGCMKWSDELRQSIIRESGLPISFGLSVNKLVSKVGTGEAKPNGTREIPSGTEKDFLAPLSTAKIPGIGKETYKKLSFMGVRTIKVLSEIPAKLLERQFGENGRSLWEHANAIDHRPVVPYHEAKSISKERTFEQDTLDMKRIRTLLLDMTEKLAFELRDSGKLCSVVTVKIRYADFNTFSRQCKISYTALDKNLWPVVQELFQKVYERRQLIRLIGVKFSGLVYGNPQFDLFEDTATQISLMRELDHIRHRWGYSAIKRAVMTK; encoded by the coding sequence ATGTTTAACAGAGCCATACTACATCTGGATCTCGACTCTTTCTTCGTCTCTGTGGAATGTCTGAAGAACTCCTCCCTGCGGGGTAAGCCACTGATCGTAGGCGGCAACAGCAGCCGCGGTGTGGTGGCAGCCTGCAGCTATGAAGCCAGGGCTTTCGGTATCCACTCTGCCATGCCCGTCAAAATGGCTAAAAGACTCTGCCCACACGCCCTCATCCTTCAGGGGGACATGGACAGCTACAGCAAATACTCAGGACTGGTCACCGACATCATCGCAGACCGCGCACCGATTTTCGAAAAAGCCTCTATCGACGAGTTCTACCTCGACCTCACCGGCATGGACCGTTATTTTGGCTGCATGAAATGGTCCGATGAACTACGGCAGTCCATCATCCGCGAAAGTGGCCTGCCCATTTCCTTCGGCCTCTCTGTCAACAAACTCGTATCCAAAGTCGGCACCGGGGAAGCCAAACCCAACGGAACCCGCGAGATCCCTTCCGGAACCGAAAAGGACTTCCTCGCTCCTCTTTCCACCGCCAAAATCCCCGGCATCGGTAAGGAAACCTACAAAAAACTCAGCTTCATGGGCGTGCGGACCATCAAAGTCCTCAGTGAAATTCCGGCCAAACTTCTCGAACGTCAATTTGGTGAAAACGGTCGCAGCCTTTGGGAACATGCCAACGCAATAGACCATCGTCCCGTGGTCCCTTATCACGAAGCCAAGTCAATCTCCAAAGAACGTACCTTCGAACAAGATACCCTTGACATGAAACGAATCCGCACACTACTGCTCGACATGACCGAAAAACTAGCCTTCGAACTCCGGGACTCCGGCAAACTCTGTTCCGTCGTCACCGTCAAAATTCGTTATGCTGACTTCAATACTTTCAGCCGCCAGTGTAAGATCAGCTACACCGCTCTCGACAAAAATCTCTGGCCTGTCGTACAGGAACTCTTCCAAAAGGTCTACGAACGACGTCAGCTCATCCGCCTCATCGGCGTAAAGTTCAGCGGACTGGTCTACGGCAATCCCCAGTTTGATCTGTTTGAAGATACGGCCACCCAAATCTCCCTCATGCGAGAACTGGACCACATACGCCACCGCTGGGGCTACAGCGCCATAAAACGGGCTGTGATGACCAAGTGA
- a CDS encoding nicotinate-nucleotide adenylyltransferase, whose translation MQIGLFFGSFNPVHVGHMIIAQHLLNETVLEQVWMVVSPHNPLKNKASLARDYDRLHLVRLAAEGNPKIQVSNIEFSLPKPSYTIDTLTYLKEKYPEHKFALIMGGDNLISLPKWKNYELLLERFQIYIYKRPNYEDQTDLSHHPNIVFTDAPLLDISSTQIREMIKQGKSIRYMVPEVVLEAIENSRLYKS comes from the coding sequence ATGCAAATAGGACTTTTCTTTGGATCCTTTAATCCGGTTCATGTTGGCCACATGATCATTGCCCAGCACCTGCTGAATGAAACTGTTTTAGAACAGGTTTGGATGGTCGTAAGTCCACACAACCCACTTAAAAACAAAGCCAGTCTGGCGCGGGATTATGATAGACTTCATTTGGTAAGACTTGCGGCTGAAGGCAATCCAAAAATTCAGGTATCCAACATCGAATTTAGCCTACCCAAACCATCTTACACTATAGATACGCTCACCTATCTAAAAGAGAAATATCCGGAACATAAATTTGCATTGATCATGGGAGGGGATAATCTCATCAGCCTTCCAAAATGGAAAAATTATGAGCTACTGTTAGAAAGATTTCAAATCTACATTTATAAAAGACCTAATTACGAAGACCAGACTGATCTGTCACACCATCCCAATATTGTATTTACCGATGCCCCACTTCTGGACATTTCCTCGACCCAAATCCGAGAAATGATCAAACAGGGAAAATCAATACGGTACATGGTTCCGGAAGTGGTATTGGAAGCCATAGAAAATTCAAGGCTCTATAAAAGTTAA
- a CDS encoding insulinase family protein, protein MKQIIQKEWPLIIAAPSWDLRLPEFEQIQISNGAQVYSLKSNKEGLCYLEFVFENGRLTEHKKLSSRVCASQIQEGTRKFSNPEIVDFFDFYGCSYSIHADLDFTVMSLSCLEKHFETIARFVVELLTTPIFPEDQLVKGKVFLASQLSHQLTEPDFVSYREFTAHLYGSQSPYGYNSTPELINDISSEDLIRYHKENYVANKLQVFYCGSSKGSEFWEGLLTIFPQNNHQEPYSMNIHHPEVLSHHIPMANCSQTSLKIGLKLFPKTHEDYYGMYMLNTILGDYFGSRLMHHIREKHGLTYDIHSTIDAQIHDGCFYISAELNPESREKSIEMIKKEIRKLRTKPVPDQELNMVRNYLNGHLLRLVDGPFQSILFLKILLTEFKSLQAFDKLVSKIRFIEQKELMELANKYLIEDEMSVFSAGA, encoded by the coding sequence GTGAAGCAGATAATACAAAAAGAGTGGCCATTAATCATAGCAGCCCCAAGCTGGGATTTGAGATTACCGGAATTTGAGCAAATCCAGATTTCCAATGGCGCTCAGGTCTATTCATTAAAGTCAAACAAGGAAGGACTGTGTTATTTGGAGTTTGTGTTTGAGAATGGTCGGCTGACAGAGCACAAAAAACTTAGTTCAAGAGTATGTGCATCCCAAATCCAGGAAGGTACACGAAAGTTTTCAAACCCAGAAATCGTGGATTTCTTTGATTTTTATGGTTGCTCGTACAGTATTCATGCTGATTTGGATTTTACAGTAATGTCCTTGAGTTGTTTGGAAAAGCATTTTGAAACCATTGCCAGGTTTGTGGTGGAATTGTTGACCACACCGATATTTCCGGAGGACCAGCTGGTTAAGGGGAAAGTGTTTCTTGCCTCACAGTTAAGTCACCAGCTGACAGAACCTGATTTTGTTTCTTACAGAGAATTTACAGCCCATCTATATGGAAGCCAATCCCCTTATGGTTACAATTCAACTCCTGAACTCATTAATGATATCAGTTCAGAAGATCTTATACGCTATCACAAGGAGAATTACGTGGCCAATAAATTACAAGTGTTTTATTGTGGAAGTTCCAAGGGATCGGAATTTTGGGAAGGCTTATTGACCATTTTTCCACAAAACAATCATCAGGAACCATATTCAATGAATATACATCATCCTGAAGTTTTGAGCCACCATATTCCCATGGCTAATTGTTCCCAGACCAGTCTGAAAATAGGACTCAAACTGTTTCCCAAAACACATGAGGACTATTATGGGATGTACATGCTGAATACAATATTGGGCGATTATTTTGGTTCAAGGCTGATGCACCATATCAGGGAAAAACACGGTTTAACTTATGACATTCACTCCACAATTGATGCACAGATTCACGATGGTTGTTTTTACATCAGTGCGGAATTGAATCCCGAATCCAGGGAGAAATCTATTGAGATGATTAAAAAGGAAATTAGAAAGCTCCGAACAAAACCTGTGCCGGATCAGGAACTAAACATGGTCAGGAATTATCTGAATGGCCATCTTTTGAGACTGGTGGATGGACCTTTCCAATCTATTCTGTTCCTTAAAATTCTATTGACCGAGTTTAAGTCATTGCAGGCTTTTGATAAATTGGTCAGTAAGATCAGGTTTATCGAACAGAAAGAGTTGATGGAATTGGCCAACAAATATCTTATTGAAGATGAAATGTCAGTTTTTTCTGCAGGAGCCTAG
- a CDS encoding PA0069 family radical SAM protein, giving the protein MSTDQNQSKPSRGTSLHLANRFHKTNPVANPEMNQLPAEDREIAPSKTQTIEVKAKSMINKVNSPDLLMEYSLNPYQGCEHGCVYCYARPTHNYWGYSAADDFENKILVKANAVEVLSRELKSRKYQVKPIMLSGNTDCYQPVEKKYRLTRQILELMLAWRHPVMIITKNALIQRDLDLLGELNDLHLVQVAISVTAAHDRTRRVMEPRASTIASRFRTIRLLAERGIPVHGMLAPIIPGVNDMEIFDMVKQVAEAGAKTASYQIVRLNGDLQPIFGHWLEEQFPDRKERILNSIRSSHGGELGDSRFGTRMKGEGNIADIIRQQFKLAHSRFMPKTERQSLRTDLFRPVRGNMRELWELS; this is encoded by the coding sequence ATGTCGACCGATCAAAACCAGAGCAAACCCTCCCGAGGCACTTCGTTGCACCTCGCCAACCGTTTTCATAAGACCAATCCCGTGGCCAATCCGGAAATGAACCAGCTACCGGCTGAAGACCGGGAGATCGCACCTTCCAAAACCCAAACCATTGAAGTCAAGGCCAAGAGCATGATTAACAAGGTGAACAGTCCGGACCTTTTGATGGAATATTCACTGAATCCCTATCAGGGTTGTGAACATGGCTGCGTCTACTGTTATGCCCGCCCGACCCACAATTACTGGGGATACAGTGCTGCTGATGACTTTGAAAATAAAATTCTGGTGAAGGCCAATGCAGTAGAAGTTCTTAGCCGCGAACTCAAATCCAGGAAATATCAGGTGAAGCCGATCATGTTGTCGGGCAATACGGATTGTTACCAGCCGGTAGAAAAAAAATACCGGCTTACCCGACAGATTCTTGAACTCATGCTGGCCTGGCGTCACCCGGTTATGATCATCACTAAAAATGCGCTGATTCAAAGAGATTTGGATTTGCTTGGCGAACTGAATGATCTGCATCTTGTCCAGGTGGCGATCTCGGTTACTGCGGCTCATGATCGTACCCGCAGAGTAATGGAACCAAGGGCTTCCACCATAGCCAGCAGGTTCAGAACCATCCGATTGTTGGCAGAACGAGGGATTCCCGTACATGGTATGTTGGCTCCTATCATCCCCGGTGTCAATGACATGGAAATTTTTGACATGGTCAAGCAGGTAGCAGAGGCTGGCGCCAAAACGGCTTCTTACCAAATCGTAAGGTTGAATGGTGATCTACAGCCCATTTTTGGTCATTGGCTGGAAGAGCAATTTCCGGATCGGAAAGAGCGCATTCTAAACAGCATCCGATCCAGTCACGGCGGAGAACTGGGGGATTCTCGTTTTGGAACACGAATGAAGGGAGAGGGAAACATTGCGGACATCATCCGCCAGCAATTCAAACTAGCCCACTCCCGCTTCATGCCAAAGACAGAGCGGCAAAGTCTGAGGACTGATCTGTTTCGTCCGGTAAGAGGAAATATGAGAGAACTTTGGGAGTTGAGCTAA
- the dnaN gene encoding DNA polymerase III subunit beta, which translates to MKFVASTSTLLKPLQIASSALSANPVMPVLEDFLLDLKGNKLSIASSNLEMTINTEVEVNGTENGRIAVPGKTLLETLKSLPEQPLNFVINTDTRGIEITSASGKYKLVGEKAEDFPEIEKPSDEDRIEMDSIQIQKGIDKTFFAASNDEMRQSMRGINLNIDFNHVTFAATDAHKLVKYSFLDIQSDVASSLLLTKKSMLSLKGILPREGKVVIYFGKSKAFFEFDNVLFTTRLIEAKFPDYNAVIPANNPNRMTVAREELISSLKRLSIFANKTTNQVVLNIQNKSLTITAQDLDFNNEATEQLSCVYEGEAINLGLNAKFMLEMLTVIESENVNFEFSSSTKPAIILPQEQMPGEDLLMLVVTNY; encoded by the coding sequence ATGAAATTTGTTGCCTCAACCTCCACTCTTTTAAAGCCACTTCAAATCGCTTCCAGCGCATTGAGCGCCAATCCCGTTATGCCGGTTTTAGAGGATTTTCTACTTGATCTTAAAGGAAACAAATTATCAATTGCTTCCTCCAACCTCGAAATGACCATCAATACAGAGGTTGAAGTGAACGGTACCGAAAATGGAAGGATCGCCGTACCAGGTAAAACCTTGCTCGAGACTTTGAAATCTTTGCCTGAACAACCTCTTAATTTTGTAATAAACACTGATACGAGAGGAATTGAAATTACTTCTGCATCAGGTAAGTATAAATTGGTCGGGGAAAAGGCGGAAGATTTTCCGGAAATCGAAAAACCCAGCGATGAAGATCGAATCGAAATGGATTCTATTCAAATCCAAAAAGGAATTGATAAAACTTTCTTTGCTGCCAGCAACGATGAAATGCGTCAGAGCATGCGCGGAATCAACCTAAACATTGATTTTAACCATGTGACCTTCGCAGCTACAGATGCTCATAAATTGGTAAAATACAGCTTCCTTGATATTCAGTCAGATGTGGCTTCCAGCCTTTTGTTGACTAAAAAATCCATGCTCAGTCTTAAGGGAATTCTACCAAGAGAGGGCAAAGTGGTAATTTACTTTGGAAAATCAAAGGCCTTCTTTGAATTTGACAATGTACTCTTTACAACTCGGTTGATTGAAGCCAAATTCCCGGATTACAATGCGGTAATCCCTGCCAATAACCCTAACAGAATGACTGTAGCCCGGGAAGAATTGATTTCTTCCCTGAAAAGGCTCTCCATATTTGCCAACAAGACCACCAACCAGGTGGTGTTGAATATCCAAAATAAAAGCCTGACCATCACCGCTCAGGATTTGGACTTCAACAATGAAGCTACCGAGCAACTGAGCTGTGTGTATGAAGGTGAAGCCATCAACCTTGGTTTGAATGCAAAATTCATGTTGGAGATGCTCACCGTTATCGAAAGTGAAAACGTGAATTTTGAATTCAGCAGCTCAACTAAACCGGCCATCATTCTTCCTCAGGAACAAATGCCGGGCGAAGACCTGTTGATGCTGGTGGTGACAAACTATTAA
- a CDS encoding UDP-3-O-(3-hydroxymyristoyl)glucosamine N-acyltransferase, protein MKLAQPIPVKELAEKFSLKIIGEANQLVYGINEIHKVTPGDLTFVDAEKYYSKSINSPATIILINKETECPPGKTLLVCEQPFEVYNQLVISVRPEQALNTNYAHTADIHPTAIIEPGAIIGHHAVIGEGTYIQANVYIGEYTVIGKNCRIQAGAILGTDAFYYKKTKDGFVKWRSCGRTILHDHVEIGAGSTINKGVSGDTIIGEGTKIDCQVHIGHGVVVGKHCLFAAQVGIGGKTIIGDHVVLYGQVGVAQNLVIESNVTVLATSGVSKSLEAGKTYFGAPAEEISVKYRELAALRGLPKLIRGK, encoded by the coding sequence ATGAAATTAGCTCAACCCATCCCTGTAAAGGAACTTGCTGAAAAATTCTCTCTCAAAATTATTGGCGAAGCAAACCAGCTTGTCTATGGAATAAACGAAATTCATAAGGTTACACCAGGAGATCTCACTTTTGTGGATGCTGAAAAATATTATTCAAAATCAATAAATTCTCCGGCCACTATTATTCTGATCAACAAGGAAACAGAATGCCCTCCAGGTAAAACTTTGCTGGTTTGTGAACAACCATTCGAAGTTTACAACCAACTCGTAATTTCTGTAAGACCAGAACAAGCCCTTAACACAAATTATGCACATACAGCAGACATACATCCTACTGCGATTATTGAACCCGGTGCAATAATTGGACACCATGCAGTCATTGGAGAGGGAACTTACATCCAGGCCAATGTTTATATAGGTGAATACACAGTTATTGGTAAAAATTGCAGAATACAGGCTGGCGCCATTTTAGGCACCGATGCCTTTTATTATAAAAAAACTAAAGATGGTTTTGTCAAATGGCGCTCCTGCGGGCGGACCATACTCCATGATCATGTTGAAATTGGTGCTGGTTCTACCATCAACAAAGGAGTGTCTGGAGACACGATCATCGGAGAAGGTACCAAAATCGATTGTCAGGTGCACATTGGCCATGGAGTGGTTGTTGGAAAGCATTGCCTTTTTGCAGCACAAGTTGGGATAGGAGGTAAAACAATTATAGGCGATCATGTGGTCTTATACGGCCAGGTAGGGGTTGCACAGAATCTTGTAATTGAATCCAACGTAACTGTGCTTGCCACCTCAGGGGTTTCTAAAAGTTTGGAAGCTGGTAAGACGTATTTCGGCGCACCCGCTGAAGAAATTTCTGTTAAATACCGCGAACTGGCTGCTCTAAGAGGTTTACCAAAACTGATCAGAGGAAAATAA
- a CDS encoding MFS transporter, whose protein sequence is MTQAIKTNYSALTTLITVFFFWGFIAAGNGVFIPFCKNYFKLDQFQSQLVDFAFYGAYYIGALILFIIGAVKAKDLVSSWGYKRSIIYGLLFSLMGAIAMIMAVKTGSNENGFSFFLFAFFILALGFSLQQTAANPFAMLLGDPATGSHRINLGGGINSFGTTIGPIVVALVLFGTTSVSDELLNSLSLDKVTVLYVCVGLLFMAAAVLFASSKKVPPGYFDANIEPAKKAMWTMVLITVGLFLCFTPVFNSYKTDSSGLGDTEMLALENYRMYWLIAALLVILIGLTLANQFSKKDKTGWGALQYPQLVLGMIAIFVYVGVEVSIQSNMGELLKRPEYGSLQAADIAPYISMYWGSLMIGRWTGAIPVFDLNARMKTILMVIVPIVAFGVVIVLNMIANKNMSHLYYYILCVLVLVAAFFVSKDRPVFTLMLFSGLSLVAMIIGLTTTGQLSIYAFLSGGLFCSVMWPCIFSLSLAGLGKYETQGSGFLIMMILGGAIIPPLQGKLADIPTIGIHQSYWITAVCFTYLLVFAMAIKSILKRQGIDYDQQVTGGH, encoded by the coding sequence ATGACCCAGGCAATCAAGACCAATTACAGTGCACTCACGACCTTAATTACCGTATTTTTCTTTTGGGGATTCATAGCTGCCGGAAATGGTGTATTCATTCCTTTTTGTAAAAATTATTTTAAACTTGATCAATTTCAAAGTCAATTAGTGGATTTTGCTTTTTACGGGGCGTATTATATTGGAGCATTGATACTGTTTATTATTGGGGCTGTTAAAGCCAAAGATTTGGTATCGAGTTGGGGTTATAAGAGAAGTATAATTTATGGACTTTTATTTTCATTGATGGGGGCCATTGCCATGATCATGGCTGTAAAAACGGGCTCAAATGAAAATGGGTTTAGCTTTTTTCTGTTTGCATTTTTTATTCTGGCCTTGGGCTTTTCACTGCAGCAGACCGCTGCAAATCCATTTGCCATGTTATTGGGTGATCCCGCAACGGGTTCACACCGCATCAACCTAGGAGGTGGCATCAATTCTTTTGGCACAACCATTGGCCCCATTGTAGTGGCATTGGTACTCTTTGGAACCACTTCCGTGAGTGACGAATTGCTGAATTCGCTCAGTCTCGATAAAGTCACTGTTTTGTATGTCTGTGTAGGTTTATTGTTCATGGCAGCGGCTGTTTTGTTTGCGAGTTCGAAGAAAGTGCCACCCGGATATTTTGATGCCAACATTGAACCTGCAAAAAAGGCAATGTGGACCATGGTCCTTATTACTGTAGGATTGTTTTTGTGTTTTACGCCGGTATTCAACAGTTACAAAACAGATTCGTCAGGTTTGGGAGATACAGAAATGCTGGCCCTGGAGAATTACAGAATGTATTGGCTAATTGCAGCCCTGCTTGTCATCTTGATAGGATTAACTTTGGCCAACCAATTCTCGAAGAAGGATAAAACAGGTTGGGGAGCTTTGCAATATCCTCAGTTGGTATTGGGAATGATTGCAATATTCGTTTATGTCGGGGTGGAGGTAAGCATTCAAAGCAACATGGGAGAATTGTTGAAGAGACCCGAATATGGCTCATTACAAGCTGCAGACATTGCACCATATATTTCTATGTATTGGGGAAGTTTAATGATTGGTCGTTGGACAGGTGCAATTCCTGTTTTTGATTTGAATGCAAGAATGAAGACCATTCTGATGGTGATCGTACCCATCGTTGCATTTGGGGTAGTGATTGTACTCAATATGATTGCGAACAAAAACATGAGTCATCTTTATTATTACATTTTATGTGTGCTGGTTTTGGTGGCTGCTTTTTTTGTGAGTAAAGACCGCCCTGTTTTCACCTTGATGTTATTTAGTGGACTTAGCCTGGTGGCTATGATAATTGGATTGACTACCACTGGTCAATTGTCTATTTATGCATTTTTAAGTGGTGGATTGTTTTGTTCGGTGATGTGGCCTTGTATATTTTCTCTCTCTCTGGCGGGCTTGGGAAAATATGAAACACAGGGTTCCGGTTTTTTAATCATGATGATACTTGGAGGAGCAATAATTCCACCGCTACAAGGTAAATTGGCAGATATCCCCACAATTGGAATTCATCAATCCTATTGGATTACCGCTGTATGCTTTACTTACCTTTTGGTATTTGCAATGGCTATAAAATCGATACTAAAAAGACAAGGAATCGATTACGATCAACAAGTAACCGGAGGGCATTGA